The sequence AAAAATTTAGTAGTCACCGTAATATTGTCTCAcggattatttttaattaaaaaaattataattttaaacaatGAACCCAAATATTAGATACATCTTAAAAAATTGACCGTGAAAATGTGTTATATTAGTTTTTGTGTAAAAATTTTGAcgaaaaaaatttagaaaacaTATGACTGATTAGTCACGGTAGACATAGAATATATATAGTttctaaattaattataaatagtATAAAAGTAAGCTGTTTACTTAAAAACAATGTATTGGCATTAAATTTAGTAAAATGACGTGTCAATCGCCCACCATACACAAAATCCACTACTGAAGGAAAAATCAATCGACCCAAACCACACCTTCTAATCTCAGTGCATTCAAATAAATCCTCACAAATTCAAAACCGCCGCCGCCGCCATGCATCACCGTCGGCTAGCCCCTGCACCGGCGCCGCTCCACCGGCCCTCCTCCTTCCACCCACAGCAACAGTCTACCAGCTCCTTTCCAGCCATGACTTCTTCCCATGCAGATGCAACCTCCTCTCCGCCGCCGCCGTCTAAAATACCGGTGGACTTCAGCCCGCCTCTAATCGCAATGGTGGTTATAATCGTGACGGCGTTTGTCATCATCACCTACTCCCGCCTCCTCTCCCGCCACTTCCTGCAGAACTACCGCCGCTACAGACGGTGGCGTGGCCGGCGCAGGGTGTACGTGCCGTCATCATCCGCCGGAGACGTCGAGTCTCAGCCTTATTCGTTCGACCACAACGAAGCCTTCCGCGTGCTGTCGCCGTACGGACTCGACGAGTCGATCATAAAAGGCATCCCCCTCTCCGCCTACAGACGCAAGAGTGGCTTCCACGATTGCGCCGTTTGCTTGATCGAATTCGAAGACAACGACTATGTCCGGACGCTTCCGGTCTGCTCCCACGCTTTCCACGTCGACTGTATAGACATATGGCTTCGTTCTCACCCCAATTGCCCCCTCTGCCGCGCCGGAATATTCCGTCAGGAGTCGCCGTTTACTCCGTTAATGGCAGCCAGGATCAGACCCAGTTTGGACGAAATGCTCTTCACCAGCACGATCCTCGAGCCGTTGGCCGAAACTCCGATCGAAACGGAGGTGGTGGTGGTGGCGGTGGCCGGAGAAATCACGCAGGAGCCTTCTTCTCCGAGGCGGAGGAGTCAATCGGAGGACAGATTCAACCGCCGGGATTTCTTGTTAAAGCGATCGTACTCTTTCGGATTCGAAAGAAACATAGACTCGGAGAGATTAGTCCTAGAGCCGGCAACAGCCTCGCCGTGGAGGTACCGACGAGCTCTCGGTGTCGGCGGCGGAGGCTTCTGGAGCAAACGTCCGTCGCCTTTCACCGCACTGACAAAACACAGGGTCTT comes from Henckelia pumila isolate YLH828 chromosome 4, ASM3356847v2, whole genome shotgun sequence and encodes:
- the LOC140866171 gene encoding RING-H2 finger protein ATL65-like, translating into MHHRRLAPAPAPLHRPSSFHPQQQSTSSFPAMTSSHADATSSPPPPSKIPVDFSPPLIAMVVIIVTAFVIITYSRLLSRHFLQNYRRYRRWRGRRRVYVPSSSAGDVESQPYSFDHNEAFRVLSPYGLDESIIKGIPLSAYRRKSGFHDCAVCLIEFEDNDYVRTLPVCSHAFHVDCIDIWLRSHPNCPLCRAGIFRQESPFTPLMAARIRPSLDEMLFTSTILEPLAETPIETEVVVVAVAGEITQEPSSPRRRSQSEDRFNRRDFLLKRSYSFGFERNIDSERLVLEPATASPWRYRRALGVGGGGFWSKRPSPFTALTKHRVFSSRYYRGMKSPFFRRRSIGSFFPLSESSFRTCLSSGGGGGCSSRRSKSFASPMFMHRSSTLFSPSRLRSGDPEALVSPERLRCGGDSERVGN